A section of the Nitrospira sp. genome encodes:
- a CDS encoding P63C domain-containing protein, with amino-acid sequence MKDESKVAGAVARAKSLTPEDRAAIARKAALVRHGKELPKAIAEGVLQFGDLKLTCAVLDDEKNTRVLTQEGFLVAIGRAGKAKGGEGASVDGKPAFLRAKNLEPFVSKELLESTIPLEFIPEKGPGYQGRAFGYRASLLPDICWVYQEAMLAGKLLSGQQHIGDACKFLLKSLTNYAIEDLIDRATGFDDIRKKKAVLKIIEQFVRKDALPWVRMFDAEFYRQIYRLNQWPFDPENTARPGIIGHWTNDIYDRLAPGVRPALHSRVKRNADGKPTQKLTQYLTPEEGKPRLRELLEGVKALMRISKDWADFMIKLDAVYPNFNTTLQLPFDGGLTSRKKLG; translated from the coding sequence ATGAAGGATGAAAGTAAAGTCGCAGGAGCGGTCGCACGGGCTAAATCGCTAACACCTGAGGACCGAGCAGCTATAGCACGCAAGGCCGCTTTGGTGCGCCATGGCAAGGAACTCCCAAAGGCGATAGCTGAAGGGGTTCTTCAGTTTGGGGATTTGAAACTGACTTGCGCTGTCTTGGATGACGAAAAGAACACCAGAGTTCTTACACAGGAAGGGTTCCTTGTGGCCATAGGTCGAGCCGGAAAAGCAAAAGGAGGAGAAGGAGCGTCGGTCGACGGAAAACCGGCTTTTCTACGCGCAAAGAACCTGGAACCCTTCGTTTCTAAGGAATTACTAGAGTCGACCATTCCGCTGGAGTTCATACCAGAGAAGGGCCCTGGCTATCAGGGACGAGCATTTGGTTACCGCGCCAGCCTCTTGCCAGATATTTGCTGGGTATATCAAGAAGCAATGTTAGCCGGCAAGCTTCTATCCGGGCAACAGCACATCGGAGACGCGTGCAAATTTCTTCTTAAGTCGCTAACAAATTATGCAATTGAGGACTTAATTGACCGAGCTACGGGATTTGATGACATCCGGAAGAAAAAAGCCGTTCTTAAAATCATTGAGCAGTTTGTCCGAAAAGATGCACTGCCATGGGTTCGAATGTTTGATGCTGAATTTTATCGTCAGATTTATCGTCTTAATCAATGGCCATTCGATCCCGAAAATACAGCCAGGCCAGGAATTATCGGACATTGGACGAATGACATCTACGATAGGCTTGCTCCTGGGGTAAGGCCAGCCCTGCACAGTCGTGTAAAGCGAAATGCTGATGGCAAACCGACTCAAAAATTGACGCAGTACTTAACGCCGGAGGAAGGGAAGCCAAGGCTTCGGGAACTGTTGGAAGGCGTCAAAGCCTTGATGCGGATTTCAAAAGATTGGGCTGATTTTATGATTAAGCTGGATGCAGTGTATCCGAACTTTAACACAACGCTTCAACTCCCATTTGATGGCGGACTAACTTCACGAAAGAAGCTCGGGTAG
- a CDS encoding XamI family restriction endonuclease, whose product MIAAPIWTPEELKREALVAIEVFRKRRMEEPLEEYLEAFDKYQGIIEDLLEQTVDLSDVNGPLIQVVTNPNLLEALRYLAGPPISADDLKTVANVVLTPKKLAKDPEMARTIIKVIFDGLDRRRFPWVLEEREPTEAERGAAVLASAALMATRHVGTSRRHLDKKEQEEDVLTALADAGLTRVATRSVNVTNEAPKAGEFCGESLLGKRKADILVGLWDGRILPIECKVSNSATNSVKRLNNDAAAKAEEWRKDFGAVQVVPSAVLSGVYKLRN is encoded by the coding sequence ATGATCGCAGCACCCATATGGACGCCAGAAGAACTGAAGCGGGAAGCTCTGGTAGCCATCGAGGTATTCAGAAAGCGGCGAATGGAAGAGCCGCTCGAAGAATATCTTGAGGCATTCGACAAGTATCAGGGCATTATTGAAGACCTTCTGGAGCAAACGGTCGACCTGAGTGATGTGAATGGACCGCTGATTCAGGTTGTTACTAATCCCAATCTGCTCGAAGCCCTTCGCTATCTCGCAGGACCACCGATTTCGGCTGATGATCTCAAGACCGTGGCAAATGTTGTACTCACACCTAAGAAACTCGCAAAAGACCCAGAGATGGCAAGGACCATTATTAAGGTCATTTTTGATGGACTTGATCGGCGTCGGTTTCCTTGGGTTCTGGAGGAACGCGAACCTACTGAGGCTGAGCGAGGCGCGGCGGTACTTGCCTCCGCTGCATTGATGGCAACACGGCACGTTGGTACCAGCCGCCGCCATCTGGACAAGAAGGAACAAGAAGAAGATGTTCTGACCGCTCTCGCGGATGCGGGTCTCACACGAGTTGCGACTCGTAGCGTAAATGTTACCAACGAAGCTCCAAAAGCGGGAGAATTCTGTGGTGAAAGCTTGTTGGGAAAGCGCAAGGCAGACATTCTTGTCGGCCTTTGGGATGGCCGAATTTTGCCTATCGAATGTAAGGTATCGAACTCTGCTACCAACTCGGTCAAACGCCTAAACAATGATGCTGCAGCCAAAGCCGAAGAATGGCGCAAGGATTTCGGTGCGGTTCAGGTTGTTCCAAGTGCAGTCCTAAGCGGTGTCTATAAGCTCCGCAATTAA
- a CDS encoding N-6 DNA methylase, which translates to MTAPPLIPIISESENATVTTESGLLSLAIELGASDVKGWSRAEQKLAKSSIPVSRKIVSLMREQIQSGLDPLGDLFTAIRTPEVRRDQGATYTPHSIVNAMLAWAEEQDTPARIVDPGTGSGRFLSQAANIFPKAQLVGVELDPLAAIVARANLSVSGFANRARIELGDYRSIDLCSNARTLFVGNPPYVRHHLISPKWKTWLVKQAERYELEVSQLAGLHVYFFLATVQNARAGDLGALITAAEWLDVNYGKVVRELFLGKLGGQGVVVVEPTARPFPDAATTAAITFFKISDKPASIRLRRVKRLKDLKDLSGGRAIRRERLETERRWSRLTFGTRECPEGFVELGELCRVHRGQVTGANRVWIAGEHTGGLPERVLFRSVTKARELVSAGKVLADASGLRSVVDLPKELDGFDIEEKKAIDRFLKIAKKVGADSGYVASHRRAWWSVGLRDPAPILATYMARRAPVFTRNLASARHINIAHGLYPREQLSEGQLVALVDHLSTGISVIDGRTYAGGLTKFEPGEMERLFVPGPQILSQRSQIQ; encoded by the coding sequence ATGACCGCTCCGCCTCTTATTCCCATCATCAGTGAATCCGAAAACGCCACGGTTACAACAGAGAGTGGCCTGTTATCCCTTGCCATAGAACTGGGCGCTTCCGACGTAAAAGGATGGTCGCGGGCCGAGCAGAAGCTGGCAAAATCCAGCATTCCTGTTTCCCGTAAGATCGTTTCTTTGATGCGTGAACAAATACAATCGGGACTAGACCCGCTTGGTGATTTGTTTACTGCCATCCGAACGCCCGAAGTTCGGCGCGATCAGGGAGCTACCTACACGCCGCACAGCATTGTCAATGCGATGCTTGCGTGGGCTGAGGAACAAGATACTCCGGCCCGAATCGTGGACCCTGGCACAGGGTCGGGACGCTTCCTTTCGCAAGCGGCGAATATCTTTCCGAAGGCTCAACTCGTTGGCGTTGAACTTGATCCGCTCGCTGCTATTGTTGCACGCGCTAATCTCTCGGTATCGGGTTTTGCTAATCGTGCCCGGATTGAACTTGGGGATTACCGGAGTATCGATCTCTGCTCTAACGCAAGAACGCTCTTCGTCGGAAACCCGCCTTATGTCCGTCACCACTTAATCAGTCCCAAGTGGAAGACTTGGTTAGTGAAACAAGCTGAGCGATATGAGCTAGAGGTAAGCCAGCTTGCTGGCCTTCACGTCTATTTCTTTCTTGCGACGGTTCAGAATGCTCGTGCAGGTGACCTCGGCGCTCTGATTACCGCCGCTGAATGGCTTGATGTGAACTATGGGAAAGTGGTTCGGGAGCTCTTCCTGGGTAAGCTCGGTGGTCAAGGCGTGGTTGTTGTTGAGCCGACCGCAAGACCTTTCCCAGATGCTGCGACAACAGCCGCAATCACGTTTTTCAAAATCTCAGATAAGCCTGCGTCCATTCGGCTCCGCCGCGTCAAAAGACTGAAGGACCTTAAAGACCTCTCCGGTGGTCGGGCAATTCGTCGCGAGCGGCTTGAGACCGAGCGTCGCTGGTCTCGACTGACATTTGGTACACGCGAGTGTCCTGAAGGATTTGTTGAGCTGGGTGAGCTTTGCCGCGTGCACCGTGGACAGGTAACAGGTGCGAATCGAGTGTGGATTGCCGGAGAACACACTGGCGGTTTGCCGGAGCGGGTTCTATTCCGAAGTGTTACAAAGGCACGCGAACTGGTTTCCGCTGGGAAGGTGCTTGCGGATGCAAGTGGCCTTCGCAGCGTTGTTGATCTTCCCAAAGAACTGGACGGCTTCGATATAGAGGAGAAAAAGGCAATCGACCGCTTTCTTAAGATCGCCAAGAAAGTCGGCGCAGATTCTGGCTATGTAGCGAGCCATCGCCGTGCGTGGTGGTCTGTTGGTCTTCGCGACCCTGCACCAATTTTGGCTACTTATATGGCCCGCCGCGCGCCTGTCTTTACACGCAATCTTGCTTCGGCACGACATATAAATATCGCGCATGGGCTCTACCCACGGGAACAGCTGAGCGAGGGCCAGTTGGTCGCGCTGGTTGATCACCTATCTACAGGAATCAGTGTTATAGATGGCCGCACATACGCAGGTGGACTTACCAAGTTTGAACCCGGCGAAATGGAACGATTGTTCGTGCCTGGTCCTCAAATCCTGTCTCAGCGAAGCCAAATTCAATAA
- a CDS encoding SEC-C domain-containing protein translates to MMKKKPGRNAPCWCGSGLKFKHCHLGRESETPLPFQAVANAAQKAGEFKTCLHPHASKVTCGKVISAHTLQRSRVLKEIANARNHVFSFNPPRMDNEGRLHLQERGWREASTFTAFCDKHDTELFSALETEDFTATPEQCFLISYRALCWELHRKIAATQSNPVIAGMIDRGAPDLIQRMVQERLSIQQAGFTKGMEDLKQTKAEMDTDLAAGDYSRYAIQEIVLEGPMLVASTGAITPNRSLGGKTLQVLHDVSARTQWLSFGVDVSTRGVSVAFIWKHDEPAPAGYMKEVMALKDDELPQFLIQFFFAHCENTYFIDTWWKSLSTNDRLYLEGLMRNSNPYYFPPEYDLRRSLSATRLLSRRTISPG, encoded by the coding sequence ATGATGAAGAAAAAACCGGGGAGGAACGCGCCGTGTTGGTGCGGGTCCGGCCTCAAATTCAAACATTGTCACCTTGGCCGGGAGAGTGAGACGCCGCTTCCATTTCAAGCCGTGGCCAATGCCGCTCAAAAAGCCGGGGAGTTCAAGACCTGCTTACATCCGCATGCATCGAAAGTAACTTGCGGCAAGGTAATATCAGCCCACACTCTTCAGCGTTCCCGTGTCCTTAAGGAGATTGCCAATGCCCGCAATCACGTCTTTTCTTTTAACCCGCCGCGTATGGACAACGAAGGGCGGCTCCACTTGCAAGAGCGCGGCTGGCGCGAGGCGTCCACCTTTACGGCATTCTGCGACAAGCACGATACCGAACTCTTTTCAGCGCTTGAGACGGAAGATTTCACCGCGACGCCGGAACAATGCTTCCTAATCAGCTACCGGGCGCTTTGTTGGGAGCTCCACCGGAAAATAGCCGCTACACAATCAAATCCAGTCATCGCAGGCATGATTGATCGCGGCGCGCCAGACTTGATTCAGAGAATGGTTCAAGAAAGACTGAGTATTCAACAGGCTGGATTCACGAAAGGCATGGAAGACCTCAAGCAGACGAAAGCGGAAATGGACACCGATTTGGCCGCGGGAGATTACAGCCGCTACGCAATTCAGGAAATCGTCCTCGAAGGCCCAATGTTGGTCGCAAGCACCGGCGCAATAACACCCAACCGCTCGCTAGGAGGAAAGACATTACAAGTATTGCACGATGTGTCCGCTCGAACCCAGTGGCTATCTTTCGGAGTAGACGTAAGTACGCGGGGCGTCAGCGTCGCTTTTATCTGGAAGCACGATGAGCCTGCGCCTGCCGGTTACATGAAAGAAGTGATGGCGCTGAAGGATGACGAGCTCCCGCAATTCCTGATCCAATTTTTCTTTGCCCACTGTGAAAACACCTATTTTATAGATACATGGTGGAAATCGCTTTCCACAAACGACCGACTCTATTTGGAGGGTTTGATGAGAAATTCAAACCCATACTATTTCCCACCAGAGTACGATCTTCGACGTTCGCTAAGCGCAACGCGCCTGCTTTCAAGGCGAACGATTTCACCAGGATGA
- a CDS encoding calcium-binding protein: MSYINAGSAVTVNLATTTGQNTAGAGTDTISGFENLRGSAFNDTLTGNNSDNVIEGGAGNDTINGSGGTDTLSYANAGSGVTVNLSTATAQNTVGAGTDTISNMENLIGSASHDTLTGTSNVNIIQGGAGADTISAGGGADFLYGGAGADTLTGSTGGDAFIFEAATALGASDTITDFSTAQVDKLDVSDILSAYGPLSHAISDFVRITDNGTNSFLSVDQNGGGNSFTQIAQLSGVTNIAAGATATETELQAMITAGTLVG; this comes from the coding sequence GTGAGCTACATTAACGCGGGTTCGGCGGTGACTGTAAATCTCGCCACAACAACCGGCCAGAATACGGCTGGAGCAGGAACAGACACTATCTCAGGGTTTGAAAACCTGAGAGGTTCTGCGTTCAATGACACGCTAACCGGTAACAATAGCGACAACGTTATTGAAGGCGGTGCCGGTAACGACACCATCAACGGTTCGGGTGGAACTGATACGCTGAGCTATGCTAATGCGGGCTCGGGCGTAACAGTCAATCTTTCAACCGCAACAGCGCAGAATACTGTTGGTGCCGGAACCGACACGATCAGCAACATGGAAAACCTGATCGGCTCGGCTTCCCACGATACGCTGACCGGAACATCAAACGTCAATATCATCCAGGGCGGGGCAGGTGCAGATACGATCAGCGCAGGCGGTGGAGCAGACTTCCTCTATGGCGGTGCAGGAGCCGATACATTAACCGGTAGCACGGGAGGAGATGCTTTTATCTTCGAAGCGGCAACGGCTCTCGGCGCATCGGACACAATTACCGATTTCAGCACGGCACAAGTAGACAAGCTGGATGTTTCCGACATTCTCAGTGCTTATGGCCCGCTCAGCCATGCGATTTCGGATTTCGTACGTATCACGGACAACGGCACGAATAGCTTTCTGTCCGTGGACCAGAATGGCGGCGGCAACAGCTTCACGCAGATCGCACAACTCTCAGGTGTGACGAATATTGCAGCCGGGGCTACCGCCACAGAAACCGAGCTCCAGGCGATGATTACCGCCGGGACGTTAGTGGGGTAG
- a CDS encoding site-specific integrase, with product MGLTKRKDSYYVEFPVMESPDGKTLQLARGVPGARLKRWKVGCTSKQIAKEMEAKIRTDLLMDKVKSEQAKPLLFGEWAQVYLDLERVKQLRSYVGRFHSLEKHLIPFFGRRLITEIKPEDIEKFRGQRKRADGKPASVQTVNHDHIALKHCLNIAIQRGLLGTNPASRVPMPNPNNERDRVLSTEEWDSLYRSAKPHLRPVLLVAYQLGQRFSEITELTWDRVDLKRGFITLRAIDTKTRVPRQVPMTPDVRMLFQRLAKVRSLVTKHVFLYKQRPLKRISRSFKTALEDAGITDFRFHDLRHCASTNLRRAGVDTATAMKVVGHKSEKMWKRYNAIEEKDLTQAAQKLNTYLKLNTVITPGQTGCQDGAPNSLKNKTRP from the coding sequence GTGGGACTGACGAAACGGAAAGACAGTTACTACGTCGAGTTCCCAGTTATGGAAAGTCCTGACGGAAAGACCTTGCAACTTGCCCGAGGGGTTCCTGGGGCTCGACTGAAGCGCTGGAAGGTTGGTTGCACGAGTAAGCAGATCGCGAAAGAAATGGAAGCCAAGATCAGGACCGATCTGTTGATGGACAAGGTGAAGAGCGAGCAGGCCAAGCCCCTGCTGTTTGGGGAATGGGCGCAAGTCTATCTCGATTTGGAACGGGTCAAGCAGCTACGTTCCTATGTTGGCAGGTTCCATAGTTTAGAGAAGCATTTGATTCCGTTTTTTGGTCGAAGACTCATCACTGAGATCAAGCCTGAAGATATTGAGAAGTTTAGGGGGCAAAGAAAGCGGGCCGATGGCAAGCCTGCCAGTGTCCAAACCGTCAACCATGACCACATTGCCCTCAAGCATTGCTTAAACATTGCCATTCAAAGGGGGCTGCTCGGGACCAATCCTGCATCAAGGGTTCCGATGCCCAATCCGAACAACGAGCGCGACCGGGTGCTCTCTACCGAGGAGTGGGACAGCTTGTACCGTTCGGCCAAACCCCATTTACGGCCGGTCTTACTCGTGGCGTATCAGTTGGGACAGCGATTCAGCGAGATCACAGAGCTGACGTGGGATCGCGTCGATCTCAAGCGTGGATTCATCACGCTGCGAGCGATTGATACCAAGACCAGGGTTCCCCGGCAGGTCCCGATGACCCCTGATGTACGGATGCTTTTTCAACGGCTTGCAAAGGTCAGAAGTCTGGTAACGAAGCACGTCTTCTTGTATAAACAGAGGCCACTGAAGCGGATCAGTCGGTCCTTCAAGACCGCTTTAGAAGACGCAGGAATAACCGATTTCCGGTTTCACGATCTGCGACACTGTGCCTCGACCAATTTGAGGCGCGCTGGTGTCGATACGGCCACGGCCATGAAAGTTGTCGGACACAAGTCAGAGAAGATGTGGAAGCGCTACAATGCGATCGAGGAGAAAGACTTGACGCAGGCGGCGCAAAAGCTTAACACATACCTCAAACTTAACACCGTAATAACACCTGGTCAGACAGGGTGTCAGGACGGTGCTCCTAACTCATTGAAAAATAAGACGCGCCCGTAG
- a CDS encoding helix-turn-helix transcriptional regulator, translated as MIRERKGVSLRALAGMSGVALATLVRIEGGGYDPRLSTLRKLAKGLGVTVTELIGEERRTKGGRQWD; from the coding sequence GTGATCCGCGAAAGAAAGGGGGTGAGTTTGCGGGCTCTTGCCGGGATGTCCGGTGTCGCCTTGGCGACCCTCGTGAGGATTGAGGGCGGGGGGTACGATCCGCGACTCAGTACGTTGAGGAAGTTGGCCAAGGGGCTTGGAGTCACTGTCACTGAATTGATTGGAGAGGAACGACGCACGAAAGGAGGGAGGCAGTGGGACTGA
- a CDS encoding helix-turn-helix domain-containing protein produces MVRGRPLLNIQEASQYLGVSPHTLYTMVSQRRVPFVKVGRLTKFDVVLLEEWLKKHTVMPKAS; encoded by the coding sequence ATGGTAAGAGGGCGGCCGTTGCTCAACATTCAAGAGGCGAGTCAGTACCTTGGGGTCTCGCCCCATACGCTGTACACCATGGTGAGTCAGCGTCGTGTTCCGTTTGTGAAGGTCGGGCGGTTAACAAAATTTGATGTGGTCTTGCTGGAGGAGTGGCTGAAGAAGCATACGGTGATGCCGAAGGCCTCTTGA